One Colius striatus isolate bColStr4 chromosome 8, bColStr4.1.hap1, whole genome shotgun sequence genomic region harbors:
- the SEC24C gene encoding protein transport protein Sec24C isoform X1 → MSVNQQAHAGPPYGQPQPGYQGYQQPAYGGQPLPAVPQSQYGAYNGPMPGYQQPVPPQGYFPSLGLPSKGSPVSLNSDTSSLAPNFIGSLRAPPTSGAPPPASGASLPSSHLAYSQFGHGDVQNGIPASAAPMPRPPASQPFLPGSAPTPVSQTSTFQQYGPLPASVQQLSNHMAGMTVGSTAASAPPPAGLGYGPSTSVPPVSGSFSATGSGLYTPYTASQGPPPTSVSQGLPLAQPPFPGQPISTQHPPTQVPGFASPPSSTGIGPSSYPPTTGAPRPPAMPGPPLPGQTLAGPPTSQPNHVSSPPPPAALSGPHPGPPLSGLHGPPPSAHPPQPGYQMQQNGSFGQVRGPQPNYGGAYPGTPNYGSQPGPPPPAKRLDPDSIPSPQLNELPPQQKPRHRIDPDAIPSPIQVIEDDRSNRGSEPFVTGVRGQVPPLVTTNFLVKDQGNASPRYIRCTSYNIPCTSDMAKQSQVPLAAVIKPLATLPPEEALPYLVDHGESGPVRCNRCKAYMCPFMQFIEGGRRFQCCFCSCVTEVPPHYFQHLDHTGKRVDFYDRPELSLGSYEFLATVDYCKNNKFPSPPAFIFMIDVSYNAVKSGLVRLICEELKSLLDYLPREGNMEESAIRVGFVTYNKVLHFYNVKSSLAQPQMMVVSDVADMFVPLLDGFLVNVNESRTVIASLLDQIPEMFADTRETETLFAPVIQAGLEALKAAECAGKLFIFHTSLPIAEAPGKLKNRDDRKLVNTDKEKALFQPQTSFYNNLAKDCVAQGCCVDLFLFPNQYVDVATLGVVPYQTGGSIYKYAYFQLETDQERFLNDLRRDVQKEVGFDAVMRVRTSTGIRATDFFGAFYMSNTTDVEMAGLDCDKTITVEFKHDDKLSEDSGALLQCALLYTSCAGQRRLRIHNLSLNCCTQLADLYRNCETDTLINYLAKYAYRAVLNSPVKTVRDALVSQCAQILACYRKNCASPSSAGQLILPECMKLLPVYLNCVLKSDVLQPGPEVTTDDRAYIRQLVTSMDVAETNVFFYPRLLPLTKADVDSDALPAAIRNSEERLSKGDIYLLENGLNIFVWVGVNVQQGLIQNLFGVSSFSQISNALSTLPVLDNPFSKKVRSVVDMLRVQRSRYMKLIIVKQEDKLEMLFKHFLVEDKSLSGGASYVDFLCHMHKEIRQLLS, encoded by the exons ATGAGTGTAAACCAACAAGCTCACGCAGGGCCTCCTTATGGGCAACCTCAGCCTGGCTACCAGGGCTACCAGCAGCCTGCCTACGGAGGACAGCCGTTGCCAGCGGTCCCTCAGTCTCAGTACGGAGCGTATAATGGTCCCATGCCGGGCTATCAGCAGCCAGTCCCTCCACAAG GTTACTTTCCTTCCTTGGGGCTCCCTTCGAAGGGCTCTCCTGTATCTCTCAACTCTGACACTTCTTCTCTTGCACCTAATTTCATAG GTTCATTAAGAGCCCCTCCAACATCTGGagctcctcctccagcctctggaGCATCTCTTCCTTCCAGCCATCTGGCATACAGTCAGTTTGGACATGGAGATGTGCAGAACGGGattccagcctcagcagccccgATGCCAAG gCCACCTGCCTCTCAGCCGTTTCTGCCAGGCTCAGCCCCGACTCCCGTCAGCCAGACGTCGACCTTCCAGCAATATGGGCCCCTGCCAGCCAGTGTCCAGCAGCTCAGCAATCACATGGCAGGGATGACAgttggcagcactgcagcctctgctcctccCCCAGCTGGACTGGGCTACG gtcCCTCAACATCGGTGCCCCCAGTCTCAGGAAGCTTTAGTGCAACAGGATCTGGTCTCTACACACCTTACACTGCGAGCCAAGGGCCCCCTCCCACCAGTGTGTCTCAGGGTCTTCCTTTGGCACAGCCTCCGTTTCCTGGTCAACCAATATCGACTCAGCACCCACCTACTCAAGTCCCTGGTTTTGCCTCGCCTCCTTCTTCTACAGGGATTGGACCTTCCTCTTACCCTCCTACCACGGGTGCCCCAAGGCCACCTGCCATGCCAGGCCCACCACTGCCTGGGCAGACACTTGCTGGACCACCAACATCCCAGCCTAACCACGTATCCTCACCAccacctccagcagccctgTCGGGGCCGCACCCCGGGCCTCCCCtgagtggcctccatgggccgCCTCCCTCCGCTCATCCTCCTCAGCCAGGATACCAAATGCAGCAGAACG GTTCTTTTGGGCAGGTGAGGGGTCCCCAGCCAAACTATGGAGGAGCCTATCCTGGAACACCAAACTATGGAAGCCAACCTGGACCACCACCTCCAGCAAAGCGCTTGGATCCAGATTCCATTCCTAGCCCT caacttaATGAGCTGCCACCACAGCAGAAACCCAGGCACAGAATAGACCCAGATGCAATTCCTAGTCCA ATTCAAGTGATTGAGGATGACAGAAGTAACCGTGGGTCAGAACCATTTGTCACTGGAGTGCGAGGGCAGGTCCCACCTCTTGTTACTACAAACTTCTTGGTGAAAGATCAAG GTAACGCAAGCCCCCGCTACATCAGATGCACATCTTACAACATCCCCTGCACCTCAGACATGGCCAAGCAGTCCCAAGTTCCCCTAGCTGCTGTCATTAAACCGCTGGCTACTCTACCCCCGGAGGAG GCCCTTCCTTATTTGGTAGACCATGGAGAATCTGGTCCTGTCCGATGCAATCGCTGCAAGGCCTACATGTGCCCTTTTATGCAATTCATTGAGGGTGGCAGGAGGTTCCAGTgttgtttctgcagctgtgtcaCTGAGG tgcCACCCCACTACTTCCAGCACCTGGATCATACTGGAAAGCGAGTAGACTTCTATGACCGACCGGAGTTATCCCTGGGGTCCTATGAGTTCCTAGCAACAGTTGACTATTGCAAG AATAACAAGTTTCCCAGTCCAcctgctttcattttcatgaTTGATGTGTCTTACAATGCTGTGAAGAGTGGCTTAGTGAGGCTAATATGTGAAGAGTTGAAGTCACTTCTAGATTACTTGCCCAG GGAAGGCAACATGGAAGAATCAGCCATTCGAGTAGGCTTTGTCACCTACAACAAAGTGCTGCACTTCTACAATGTGAAGAGCTCATTGGCACAGCCACAAATGATGGTTGTCTCAGACGTGGCAGATATGTTCGTGCCACTCCTTGATGGCTTTCTGGTGAACGTGAATGAGTCCAGGACAGTTATTGCCAG TTTACTGGATCAGATTCCAGAAATGTTTGCAGAcacaagagaaacagaaactcTTTTTGCACCCGTGATTCAAGCAGGATTGGAGGCACTGAAG GCAGCTGAGTGTGCTGGCAAGCTCTTCATTTTCCACACCTCTCTGCCCATTGCAGAAGCTCCAGGGAAGTTAAAAAACAGGGATGATAGGAAACTGGTCAACACGGATAAGGAGAAG GCTTTGTTTCAGCCACAGACAAGCTTTTACAACAACTTGGCCAAGGACTGCGtggcccagggctgctgtgtggaTCTGTTCCTGTTTCCAAACCAGTATGTGGATGTGGCAACACTTGGGGTAGTACCTTACCAGACAGGAGGCTCCATTTATAAGTATGCTTATTTCCAG CTGGAGACAGACCAGGAGAGGTTCCTGAATGACTTGAGAAGAGACGTCCAGAAGGAAGTGGGATTTGATGCCGTGATGAGAGTGCGCACGAGCACAG gtATTCGAGCAACCGACTTTTTTGGAGCATTCTATATGAGCAACACAACTGATGTAGAGATGGCAGGTTTGGACTGTGATAAAACAATCACAGTGGAATTCAAGCACGATGACAAACTGAGTGAAGACAGTGGTGCACTCCTTCAG TGTGCTCTGTTGTATACAAGCTGTGCAGGCCAGCGCCGGCTCCGCATTCACAACCTCTCCTTAAACTGCTGCACGCAGCTCGCTGACCTCTACCGGAACTGTGAGACAGACACACTCATCAATTACTTGGCTAAATATG CGTATCGTGCGGTTCTGAACAGCCCCGTGAAGACCGTCCGAGATGCGCTGGTCAGCCAGTGTGCCCAGATCCTCGCTTGCTATCGAAAGAACTGTGCTAGTCCCTCTTCTGCTGGCCAG CTGATCCTCCCTGAATGCATGAAGCTGCTCCCTGTGTACTTGAACTGTGTGCTGAAGAGCGACGTCCTTCAGCCTGGCCCCGAGGTCACAACGGATGACCGTGCCTACATCCGCCAGTTGGTCACATCCATGGACGTGGCAGAAACAAACGTGTTCTTCTACCCCAGGCTTTTGCCCCTG ACCAAAGCGGATGTTGACAGCGACGCCTTGCCAGCAGCAATCCGGAACTCAGAGGAGCGGCTCTCCAAGGGCGACATCTACCTGCTGGAGAACGGGCTCAACATCTTTGTGTGGGTGGGAGTCAACGTGCAGCAAGGCCTGATCCAGAACCTCTTTGGGGTGTCATCCTTCAGTCAGATCAGCAACGCCTTG AGTACCTTGCCTGTCTTGGACAACCCCTTCTCAAAGAAAGTGCGATCCGTTGTCGACATGCTTCGGGTGCAGAGATCCCGCTACATGAAG TTAATAATTGTGAAGCAAGAAGACAAGCTGGAAATGCTCTTCAAACACTTTCTAGTGGAGGACAAGAGCCTGAGTGGGGGGGCTTCATACGTGGACTTCCTGTGTCACATGCACAAGGAGATTCGGCAGCTACTGAGCTAG
- the SEC24C gene encoding protein transport protein Sec24C isoform X2 has product MSVNQQAHAGPPYGQPQPGYQGYQQPAYGGQPLPAVPQSQYGAYNGPMPGYQQPVPPQGYFPSLGLPSKGSPVSLNSDTSSLAPNFIGSLRAPPTSGAPPPASGASLPSSHLAYSQFGHGDVQNGIPASAAPMPRPPASQPFLPGSAPTPVSQTSTFQQYGPLPASVQQLSNHMAGMTVGSTAASAPPPAGLGYGPSTSVPPVSGSFSATGSGLYTPYTASQGPPPTSVSQGLPLAQPPFPGQPISTQHPPTQVPGFASPPSSTGIGPSSYPPTTGAPRPPAMPGPPLPGQTLAGPPTSQPNHVSSPPPPAALSGPHPGPPLSGLHGPPPSAHPPQPGYQMQQNGSFGQVRGPQPNYGGAYPGTPNYGSQPGPPPPAKRLDPDSIPSPIQVIEDDRSNRGSEPFVTGVRGQVPPLVTTNFLVKDQGNASPRYIRCTSYNIPCTSDMAKQSQVPLAAVIKPLATLPPEEALPYLVDHGESGPVRCNRCKAYMCPFMQFIEGGRRFQCCFCSCVTEVPPHYFQHLDHTGKRVDFYDRPELSLGSYEFLATVDYCKNNKFPSPPAFIFMIDVSYNAVKSGLVRLICEELKSLLDYLPREGNMEESAIRVGFVTYNKVLHFYNVKSSLAQPQMMVVSDVADMFVPLLDGFLVNVNESRTVIASLLDQIPEMFADTRETETLFAPVIQAGLEALKAAECAGKLFIFHTSLPIAEAPGKLKNRDDRKLVNTDKEKALFQPQTSFYNNLAKDCVAQGCCVDLFLFPNQYVDVATLGVVPYQTGGSIYKYAYFQLETDQERFLNDLRRDVQKEVGFDAVMRVRTSTGIRATDFFGAFYMSNTTDVEMAGLDCDKTITVEFKHDDKLSEDSGALLQCALLYTSCAGQRRLRIHNLSLNCCTQLADLYRNCETDTLINYLAKYAYRAVLNSPVKTVRDALVSQCAQILACYRKNCASPSSAGQLILPECMKLLPVYLNCVLKSDVLQPGPEVTTDDRAYIRQLVTSMDVAETNVFFYPRLLPLTKADVDSDALPAAIRNSEERLSKGDIYLLENGLNIFVWVGVNVQQGLIQNLFGVSSFSQISNALSTLPVLDNPFSKKVRSVVDMLRVQRSRYMKLIIVKQEDKLEMLFKHFLVEDKSLSGGASYVDFLCHMHKEIRQLLS; this is encoded by the exons ATGAGTGTAAACCAACAAGCTCACGCAGGGCCTCCTTATGGGCAACCTCAGCCTGGCTACCAGGGCTACCAGCAGCCTGCCTACGGAGGACAGCCGTTGCCAGCGGTCCCTCAGTCTCAGTACGGAGCGTATAATGGTCCCATGCCGGGCTATCAGCAGCCAGTCCCTCCACAAG GTTACTTTCCTTCCTTGGGGCTCCCTTCGAAGGGCTCTCCTGTATCTCTCAACTCTGACACTTCTTCTCTTGCACCTAATTTCATAG GTTCATTAAGAGCCCCTCCAACATCTGGagctcctcctccagcctctggaGCATCTCTTCCTTCCAGCCATCTGGCATACAGTCAGTTTGGACATGGAGATGTGCAGAACGGGattccagcctcagcagccccgATGCCAAG gCCACCTGCCTCTCAGCCGTTTCTGCCAGGCTCAGCCCCGACTCCCGTCAGCCAGACGTCGACCTTCCAGCAATATGGGCCCCTGCCAGCCAGTGTCCAGCAGCTCAGCAATCACATGGCAGGGATGACAgttggcagcactgcagcctctgctcctccCCCAGCTGGACTGGGCTACG gtcCCTCAACATCGGTGCCCCCAGTCTCAGGAAGCTTTAGTGCAACAGGATCTGGTCTCTACACACCTTACACTGCGAGCCAAGGGCCCCCTCCCACCAGTGTGTCTCAGGGTCTTCCTTTGGCACAGCCTCCGTTTCCTGGTCAACCAATATCGACTCAGCACCCACCTACTCAAGTCCCTGGTTTTGCCTCGCCTCCTTCTTCTACAGGGATTGGACCTTCCTCTTACCCTCCTACCACGGGTGCCCCAAGGCCACCTGCCATGCCAGGCCCACCACTGCCTGGGCAGACACTTGCTGGACCACCAACATCCCAGCCTAACCACGTATCCTCACCAccacctccagcagccctgTCGGGGCCGCACCCCGGGCCTCCCCtgagtggcctccatgggccgCCTCCCTCCGCTCATCCTCCTCAGCCAGGATACCAAATGCAGCAGAACG GTTCTTTTGGGCAGGTGAGGGGTCCCCAGCCAAACTATGGAGGAGCCTATCCTGGAACACCAAACTATGGAAGCCAACCTGGACCACCACCTCCAGCAAAGCGCTTGGATCCAGATTCCATTCCTAGCCCT ATTCAAGTGATTGAGGATGACAGAAGTAACCGTGGGTCAGAACCATTTGTCACTGGAGTGCGAGGGCAGGTCCCACCTCTTGTTACTACAAACTTCTTGGTGAAAGATCAAG GTAACGCAAGCCCCCGCTACATCAGATGCACATCTTACAACATCCCCTGCACCTCAGACATGGCCAAGCAGTCCCAAGTTCCCCTAGCTGCTGTCATTAAACCGCTGGCTACTCTACCCCCGGAGGAG GCCCTTCCTTATTTGGTAGACCATGGAGAATCTGGTCCTGTCCGATGCAATCGCTGCAAGGCCTACATGTGCCCTTTTATGCAATTCATTGAGGGTGGCAGGAGGTTCCAGTgttgtttctgcagctgtgtcaCTGAGG tgcCACCCCACTACTTCCAGCACCTGGATCATACTGGAAAGCGAGTAGACTTCTATGACCGACCGGAGTTATCCCTGGGGTCCTATGAGTTCCTAGCAACAGTTGACTATTGCAAG AATAACAAGTTTCCCAGTCCAcctgctttcattttcatgaTTGATGTGTCTTACAATGCTGTGAAGAGTGGCTTAGTGAGGCTAATATGTGAAGAGTTGAAGTCACTTCTAGATTACTTGCCCAG GGAAGGCAACATGGAAGAATCAGCCATTCGAGTAGGCTTTGTCACCTACAACAAAGTGCTGCACTTCTACAATGTGAAGAGCTCATTGGCACAGCCACAAATGATGGTTGTCTCAGACGTGGCAGATATGTTCGTGCCACTCCTTGATGGCTTTCTGGTGAACGTGAATGAGTCCAGGACAGTTATTGCCAG TTTACTGGATCAGATTCCAGAAATGTTTGCAGAcacaagagaaacagaaactcTTTTTGCACCCGTGATTCAAGCAGGATTGGAGGCACTGAAG GCAGCTGAGTGTGCTGGCAAGCTCTTCATTTTCCACACCTCTCTGCCCATTGCAGAAGCTCCAGGGAAGTTAAAAAACAGGGATGATAGGAAACTGGTCAACACGGATAAGGAGAAG GCTTTGTTTCAGCCACAGACAAGCTTTTACAACAACTTGGCCAAGGACTGCGtggcccagggctgctgtgtggaTCTGTTCCTGTTTCCAAACCAGTATGTGGATGTGGCAACACTTGGGGTAGTACCTTACCAGACAGGAGGCTCCATTTATAAGTATGCTTATTTCCAG CTGGAGACAGACCAGGAGAGGTTCCTGAATGACTTGAGAAGAGACGTCCAGAAGGAAGTGGGATTTGATGCCGTGATGAGAGTGCGCACGAGCACAG gtATTCGAGCAACCGACTTTTTTGGAGCATTCTATATGAGCAACACAACTGATGTAGAGATGGCAGGTTTGGACTGTGATAAAACAATCACAGTGGAATTCAAGCACGATGACAAACTGAGTGAAGACAGTGGTGCACTCCTTCAG TGTGCTCTGTTGTATACAAGCTGTGCAGGCCAGCGCCGGCTCCGCATTCACAACCTCTCCTTAAACTGCTGCACGCAGCTCGCTGACCTCTACCGGAACTGTGAGACAGACACACTCATCAATTACTTGGCTAAATATG CGTATCGTGCGGTTCTGAACAGCCCCGTGAAGACCGTCCGAGATGCGCTGGTCAGCCAGTGTGCCCAGATCCTCGCTTGCTATCGAAAGAACTGTGCTAGTCCCTCTTCTGCTGGCCAG CTGATCCTCCCTGAATGCATGAAGCTGCTCCCTGTGTACTTGAACTGTGTGCTGAAGAGCGACGTCCTTCAGCCTGGCCCCGAGGTCACAACGGATGACCGTGCCTACATCCGCCAGTTGGTCACATCCATGGACGTGGCAGAAACAAACGTGTTCTTCTACCCCAGGCTTTTGCCCCTG ACCAAAGCGGATGTTGACAGCGACGCCTTGCCAGCAGCAATCCGGAACTCAGAGGAGCGGCTCTCCAAGGGCGACATCTACCTGCTGGAGAACGGGCTCAACATCTTTGTGTGGGTGGGAGTCAACGTGCAGCAAGGCCTGATCCAGAACCTCTTTGGGGTGTCATCCTTCAGTCAGATCAGCAACGCCTTG AGTACCTTGCCTGTCTTGGACAACCCCTTCTCAAAGAAAGTGCGATCCGTTGTCGACATGCTTCGGGTGCAGAGATCCCGCTACATGAAG TTAATAATTGTGAAGCAAGAAGACAAGCTGGAAATGCTCTTCAAACACTTTCTAGTGGAGGACAAGAGCCTGAGTGGGGGGGCTTCATACGTGGACTTCCTGTGTCACATGCACAAGGAGATTCGGCAGCTACTGAGCTAG
- the SEC24C gene encoding protein transport protein Sec24C isoform X3 → MSVNQQAHAGPPYGQPQPGYQGYQQPAYGGQPLPAVPQSQYGAYNGPMPGYQQPVPPQGSLRAPPTSGAPPPASGASLPSSHLAYSQFGHGDVQNGIPASAAPMPRPPASQPFLPGSAPTPVSQTSTFQQYGPLPASVQQLSNHMAGMTVGSTAASAPPPAGLGYGPSTSVPPVSGSFSATGSGLYTPYTASQGPPPTSVSQGLPLAQPPFPGQPISTQHPPTQVPGFASPPSSTGIGPSSYPPTTGAPRPPAMPGPPLPGQTLAGPPTSQPNHVSSPPPPAALSGPHPGPPLSGLHGPPPSAHPPQPGYQMQQNGSFGQVRGPQPNYGGAYPGTPNYGSQPGPPPPAKRLDPDSIPSPQLNELPPQQKPRHRIDPDAIPSPIQVIEDDRSNRGSEPFVTGVRGQVPPLVTTNFLVKDQGNASPRYIRCTSYNIPCTSDMAKQSQVPLAAVIKPLATLPPEEALPYLVDHGESGPVRCNRCKAYMCPFMQFIEGGRRFQCCFCSCVTEVPPHYFQHLDHTGKRVDFYDRPELSLGSYEFLATVDYCKNNKFPSPPAFIFMIDVSYNAVKSGLVRLICEELKSLLDYLPREGNMEESAIRVGFVTYNKVLHFYNVKSSLAQPQMMVVSDVADMFVPLLDGFLVNVNESRTVIASLLDQIPEMFADTRETETLFAPVIQAGLEALKAAECAGKLFIFHTSLPIAEAPGKLKNRDDRKLVNTDKEKALFQPQTSFYNNLAKDCVAQGCCVDLFLFPNQYVDVATLGVVPYQTGGSIYKYAYFQLETDQERFLNDLRRDVQKEVGFDAVMRVRTSTGIRATDFFGAFYMSNTTDVEMAGLDCDKTITVEFKHDDKLSEDSGALLQCALLYTSCAGQRRLRIHNLSLNCCTQLADLYRNCETDTLINYLAKYAYRAVLNSPVKTVRDALVSQCAQILACYRKNCASPSSAGQLILPECMKLLPVYLNCVLKSDVLQPGPEVTTDDRAYIRQLVTSMDVAETNVFFYPRLLPLTKADVDSDALPAAIRNSEERLSKGDIYLLENGLNIFVWVGVNVQQGLIQNLFGVSSFSQISNALSTLPVLDNPFSKKVRSVVDMLRVQRSRYMKLIIVKQEDKLEMLFKHFLVEDKSLSGGASYVDFLCHMHKEIRQLLS, encoded by the exons ATGAGTGTAAACCAACAAGCTCACGCAGGGCCTCCTTATGGGCAACCTCAGCCTGGCTACCAGGGCTACCAGCAGCCTGCCTACGGAGGACAGCCGTTGCCAGCGGTCCCTCAGTCTCAGTACGGAGCGTATAATGGTCCCATGCCGGGCTATCAGCAGCCAGTCCCTCCACAAG GTTCATTAAGAGCCCCTCCAACATCTGGagctcctcctccagcctctggaGCATCTCTTCCTTCCAGCCATCTGGCATACAGTCAGTTTGGACATGGAGATGTGCAGAACGGGattccagcctcagcagccccgATGCCAAG gCCACCTGCCTCTCAGCCGTTTCTGCCAGGCTCAGCCCCGACTCCCGTCAGCCAGACGTCGACCTTCCAGCAATATGGGCCCCTGCCAGCCAGTGTCCAGCAGCTCAGCAATCACATGGCAGGGATGACAgttggcagcactgcagcctctgctcctccCCCAGCTGGACTGGGCTACG gtcCCTCAACATCGGTGCCCCCAGTCTCAGGAAGCTTTAGTGCAACAGGATCTGGTCTCTACACACCTTACACTGCGAGCCAAGGGCCCCCTCCCACCAGTGTGTCTCAGGGTCTTCCTTTGGCACAGCCTCCGTTTCCTGGTCAACCAATATCGACTCAGCACCCACCTACTCAAGTCCCTGGTTTTGCCTCGCCTCCTTCTTCTACAGGGATTGGACCTTCCTCTTACCCTCCTACCACGGGTGCCCCAAGGCCACCTGCCATGCCAGGCCCACCACTGCCTGGGCAGACACTTGCTGGACCACCAACATCCCAGCCTAACCACGTATCCTCACCAccacctccagcagccctgTCGGGGCCGCACCCCGGGCCTCCCCtgagtggcctccatgggccgCCTCCCTCCGCTCATCCTCCTCAGCCAGGATACCAAATGCAGCAGAACG GTTCTTTTGGGCAGGTGAGGGGTCCCCAGCCAAACTATGGAGGAGCCTATCCTGGAACACCAAACTATGGAAGCCAACCTGGACCACCACCTCCAGCAAAGCGCTTGGATCCAGATTCCATTCCTAGCCCT caacttaATGAGCTGCCACCACAGCAGAAACCCAGGCACAGAATAGACCCAGATGCAATTCCTAGTCCA ATTCAAGTGATTGAGGATGACAGAAGTAACCGTGGGTCAGAACCATTTGTCACTGGAGTGCGAGGGCAGGTCCCACCTCTTGTTACTACAAACTTCTTGGTGAAAGATCAAG GTAACGCAAGCCCCCGCTACATCAGATGCACATCTTACAACATCCCCTGCACCTCAGACATGGCCAAGCAGTCCCAAGTTCCCCTAGCTGCTGTCATTAAACCGCTGGCTACTCTACCCCCGGAGGAG GCCCTTCCTTATTTGGTAGACCATGGAGAATCTGGTCCTGTCCGATGCAATCGCTGCAAGGCCTACATGTGCCCTTTTATGCAATTCATTGAGGGTGGCAGGAGGTTCCAGTgttgtttctgcagctgtgtcaCTGAGG tgcCACCCCACTACTTCCAGCACCTGGATCATACTGGAAAGCGAGTAGACTTCTATGACCGACCGGAGTTATCCCTGGGGTCCTATGAGTTCCTAGCAACAGTTGACTATTGCAAG AATAACAAGTTTCCCAGTCCAcctgctttcattttcatgaTTGATGTGTCTTACAATGCTGTGAAGAGTGGCTTAGTGAGGCTAATATGTGAAGAGTTGAAGTCACTTCTAGATTACTTGCCCAG GGAAGGCAACATGGAAGAATCAGCCATTCGAGTAGGCTTTGTCACCTACAACAAAGTGCTGCACTTCTACAATGTGAAGAGCTCATTGGCACAGCCACAAATGATGGTTGTCTCAGACGTGGCAGATATGTTCGTGCCACTCCTTGATGGCTTTCTGGTGAACGTGAATGAGTCCAGGACAGTTATTGCCAG TTTACTGGATCAGATTCCAGAAATGTTTGCAGAcacaagagaaacagaaactcTTTTTGCACCCGTGATTCAAGCAGGATTGGAGGCACTGAAG GCAGCTGAGTGTGCTGGCAAGCTCTTCATTTTCCACACCTCTCTGCCCATTGCAGAAGCTCCAGGGAAGTTAAAAAACAGGGATGATAGGAAACTGGTCAACACGGATAAGGAGAAG GCTTTGTTTCAGCCACAGACAAGCTTTTACAACAACTTGGCCAAGGACTGCGtggcccagggctgctgtgtggaTCTGTTCCTGTTTCCAAACCAGTATGTGGATGTGGCAACACTTGGGGTAGTACCTTACCAGACAGGAGGCTCCATTTATAAGTATGCTTATTTCCAG CTGGAGACAGACCAGGAGAGGTTCCTGAATGACTTGAGAAGAGACGTCCAGAAGGAAGTGGGATTTGATGCCGTGATGAGAGTGCGCACGAGCACAG gtATTCGAGCAACCGACTTTTTTGGAGCATTCTATATGAGCAACACAACTGATGTAGAGATGGCAGGTTTGGACTGTGATAAAACAATCACAGTGGAATTCAAGCACGATGACAAACTGAGTGAAGACAGTGGTGCACTCCTTCAG TGTGCTCTGTTGTATACAAGCTGTGCAGGCCAGCGCCGGCTCCGCATTCACAACCTCTCCTTAAACTGCTGCACGCAGCTCGCTGACCTCTACCGGAACTGTGAGACAGACACACTCATCAATTACTTGGCTAAATATG CGTATCGTGCGGTTCTGAACAGCCCCGTGAAGACCGTCCGAGATGCGCTGGTCAGCCAGTGTGCCCAGATCCTCGCTTGCTATCGAAAGAACTGTGCTAGTCCCTCTTCTGCTGGCCAG CTGATCCTCCCTGAATGCATGAAGCTGCTCCCTGTGTACTTGAACTGTGTGCTGAAGAGCGACGTCCTTCAGCCTGGCCCCGAGGTCACAACGGATGACCGTGCCTACATCCGCCAGTTGGTCACATCCATGGACGTGGCAGAAACAAACGTGTTCTTCTACCCCAGGCTTTTGCCCCTG ACCAAAGCGGATGTTGACAGCGACGCCTTGCCAGCAGCAATCCGGAACTCAGAGGAGCGGCTCTCCAAGGGCGACATCTACCTGCTGGAGAACGGGCTCAACATCTTTGTGTGGGTGGGAGTCAACGTGCAGCAAGGCCTGATCCAGAACCTCTTTGGGGTGTCATCCTTCAGTCAGATCAGCAACGCCTTG AGTACCTTGCCTGTCTTGGACAACCCCTTCTCAAAGAAAGTGCGATCCGTTGTCGACATGCTTCGGGTGCAGAGATCCCGCTACATGAAG TTAATAATTGTGAAGCAAGAAGACAAGCTGGAAATGCTCTTCAAACACTTTCTAGTGGAGGACAAGAGCCTGAGTGGGGGGGCTTCATACGTGGACTTCCTGTGTCACATGCACAAGGAGATTCGGCAGCTACTGAGCTAG